A window of Verrucomicrobiales bacterium contains these coding sequences:
- a CDS encoding dihydrodipicolinate synthase family protein, translated as MKKDKQPRWSGVFPAVTTQMRKDQSIDFKAQARHLEALIESGVSGLIVCGSLGENQALAPEEKWAVVKHAVDIADGRLPVLSGVAESSTAAAIEYVEAVRRVGGSGVMLMPSMLYRGDESEILAFFRSVARSTALPIMIYNNPISYFNDVTPEMFAQLAKLPNIVALKESSGNTRRITDLKNEVGNRFAIFTGVDDLVLESAALGIDGWVAGTGIAFPRENQYFWELLCAGRWEEARKFYLWFSPLLHLDVNPKFIQYIKLAEQECGLGSEWVRAPRQILAGEERQRILRIIRDGIKRRPQCT; from the coding sequence ATGAAAAAAGATAAGCAACCCCGTTGGAGTGGTGTTTTCCCTGCCGTCACGACCCAGATGCGCAAGGACCAGTCGATTGATTTCAAAGCTCAGGCGCGTCATTTGGAGGCGTTGATCGAATCCGGTGTCAGTGGTCTCATTGTTTGTGGCTCCTTGGGGGAGAACCAGGCGCTGGCCCCGGAGGAGAAATGGGCCGTGGTCAAACATGCAGTCGATATTGCGGATGGGCGGTTACCTGTGCTGAGCGGCGTAGCTGAAAGCAGCACGGCTGCCGCGATTGAATACGTCGAGGCCGTTCGACGAGTCGGAGGCAGCGGTGTCATGTTGATGCCTTCCATGCTCTACCGGGGAGATGAGTCGGAGATCTTGGCCTTTTTCCGCAGCGTAGCTCGTTCCACCGCGCTGCCGATCATGATCTACAACAATCCCATTAGTTACTTCAACGATGTCACCCCCGAGATGTTCGCTCAGTTGGCGAAACTTCCCAATATCGTGGCACTGAAGGAGAGTTCCGGGAACACCCGTCGGATCACCGACCTGAAGAATGAAGTCGGCAATCGTTTCGCCATTTTCACGGGGGTGGACGACCTGGTGCTCGAGAGTGCGGCTCTCGGAATCGACGGCTGGGTGGCTGGCACCGGGATCGCCTTCCCGCGCGAGAATCAGTATTTCTGGGAGCTTCTGTGCGCTGGTCGGTGGGAGGAAGCCCGGAAGTTCTATCTGTGGTTCTCTCCGCTGCTGCACCTCGATGTCAACCCGAAGTTTATTCAATACATCAAGCTGGCCGAACAAGAGTGCGGTCTTGGTTCCGAGTGGGTTCGCGCGCCGCGCCAAATCCTGGCCGGTGAGGAACGACAGAGGATCCTGCGCATTATTCGCGACGGGATCAAGCGCCGCCCCCAGTGCACCTAG